A genomic stretch from Achromobacter spanius includes:
- a CDS encoding D-amino acid dehydrogenase, with the protein MHIVVIGAGVVGMATAYFLHREGHRVTVVDAGSGPGQATSMANGAQLSYSFVAPLADPAVLPKLPSWLLAQDAPLRFRPRLDPDQWRWSLAFLRACTRAKNRETTRELLALGMYSRLCVHALVRDEQPDFDFATAGKLLVYQDADAYRQALAQRDYLAGLGCEQRVMDTRACLEMEPALAGIGASIQGALYTPTEDAGDCQRLCTELERILRAAPDPVRFHFNTRVDTLRREHGRVMGAATTAGDLEADHFVLASGMGAQALARPLGLNLGIYPLKGYSLTYTLTPDSVAPTASISDIRRKVVYARLGQRLRVAGMVDIGTGGAGVDAQRVRSLERDVAQFFPGLKPEGAPSAWAGLRPARPDGKPLIGATPYRNLWLNTGHGGLGFTLALGSARVLADLMRGRDPAVDPSAFALA; encoded by the coding sequence ATGCACATCGTTGTCATCGGCGCGGGCGTGGTCGGCATGGCCACCGCCTACTTCCTGCATCGCGAGGGCCATCGCGTGACGGTCGTGGACGCGGGGTCCGGCCCGGGCCAGGCCACCAGCATGGCCAACGGCGCGCAACTGAGCTATAGCTTTGTCGCCCCGCTGGCCGACCCCGCCGTGTTGCCCAAGCTGCCGTCCTGGCTGCTGGCCCAGGATGCGCCGCTGCGCTTTCGCCCCCGGCTGGATCCCGATCAATGGCGCTGGAGCCTGGCTTTCCTACGCGCCTGCACGCGCGCCAAGAACCGCGAAACCACGCGCGAACTGCTGGCCTTGGGCATGTACAGCCGCTTGTGCGTACACGCGCTGGTGCGTGATGAACAACCCGACTTTGACTTTGCCACGGCGGGAAAACTGCTGGTCTACCAGGATGCCGACGCCTATCGGCAGGCGCTGGCGCAACGCGACTACCTGGCCGGCCTGGGCTGCGAGCAACGGGTGATGGACACCCGCGCCTGCCTCGAGATGGAGCCCGCGCTGGCCGGGATCGGCGCAAGCATCCAGGGCGCGCTCTATACCCCCACCGAAGACGCCGGTGATTGCCAACGGCTGTGTACCGAACTGGAACGCATCCTGCGCGCCGCGCCCGACCCCGTGCGCTTTCACTTCAACACACGGGTCGACACGCTGCGCCGCGAACACGGCCGCGTGATGGGCGCCGCCACGACGGCCGGCGACCTGGAAGCCGACCACTTCGTGCTCGCCAGCGGCATGGGCGCGCAAGCGCTGGCGCGGCCGCTGGGCTTGAACCTGGGCATCTATCCGCTAAAGGGCTACAGCCTGACCTATACGCTGACGCCGGACAGCGTGGCGCCCACCGCCAGCATCAGCGATATCCGGCGCAAGGTGGTGTATGCGCGGCTGGGGCAGCGGCTGCGCGTGGCGGGCATGGTGGATATTGGAACGGGTGGCGCGGGCGTGGACGCGCAGCGCGTGCGCAGCCTGGAGCGCGACGTGGCGCAGTTCTTTCCTGGCCTGAAGCCCGAAGGCGCGCCGAGCGCCTGGGCGGGGCTGCGGCCGGCCCGGCCAGACGGCAAGCCGCTGATCGGCGCCACGCCCTACCGCAACCTGTGGCTGAACACCGGCCACGGCGGCCTGGGCTTTACGCTGGCCTTGGGTAGCGCGCGGGTCTTGGCGGATTTGATGCGGGGTCGCGACCCCGCCGTGGACCCATCCGCTTTCGCGCTGGCGTAG
- a CDS encoding TetR/AcrR family transcriptional regulator, protein MSRRENTERLILQALEAQILETGMGGVGINAIAKRAGVSKELIYRYFDGMPGLMLAWMQEQDFWTRNPGLLAEDESSQRTPAELVLSMLRAQIDALAGNETLREVRRWELIERNEVSAPLAERRERAARGFIDRLDGLAPDVDMPATVSVMLAGVLYLMLRAKTESHFLGVPLRTPEGWERISAALEHLVARGLPDPLNTESLANLEARRGKPPAADPPT, encoded by the coding sequence ATGTCCCGCCGCGAAAATACCGAAAGACTGATCCTGCAAGCGCTGGAAGCCCAGATCCTGGAAACAGGCATGGGCGGGGTAGGCATCAACGCCATCGCCAAACGCGCGGGGGTCAGCAAAGAGCTTATCTACCGCTACTTCGACGGCATGCCCGGCCTGATGCTGGCCTGGATGCAGGAACAAGATTTCTGGACACGCAACCCCGGCCTGCTGGCGGAAGATGAATCCAGCCAGCGCACGCCCGCGGAACTGGTGCTGTCCATGCTGCGCGCGCAGATCGACGCGCTGGCCGGCAATGAAACCCTGCGCGAAGTACGCCGCTGGGAATTGATAGAACGCAACGAGGTGTCCGCGCCATTGGCCGAACGGCGCGAACGCGCGGCGCGCGGCTTCATCGACCGCCTGGACGGCCTGGCGCCCGACGTCGACATGCCCGCGACAGTCAGCGTGATGTTGGCCGGCGTGCTGTACCTGATGCTGCGCGCCAAGACCGAATCCCATTTCCTGGGCGTGCCGCTGCGCACGCCTGAAGGTTGGGAACGGATCAGCGCCGCACTGGAACACCTGGTGGCCCGTGGCTTGCCCGACCCCCTGAATACCGAATCCCTTGCCAACCTGGAGGCGCGGCGCGGCAAACCGCCGGCCGCCGATCCCCCCACCTGA
- a CDS encoding N-acyl-D-amino-acid deacylase family protein, producing the protein MPAHLDPQEYDIIITGGQVADGLGGPARRADIAIQGERIAAIGDGAQWRARRRLDATGKVVSPGFIDCHTHDDRALLGTPLMRPKVSQGITTVVTGNCGISLAPVRAPGDVVPPPLNLLAKHTGELYARMQDYADALTDTPAAVNSLALVGHSSLRVSAMDRLDRPADKGEIAAMRRALDEAMAAGAAGLSTGLYYPTAMHASTEEVIGVAEPLSAWRGLYTTHLRDEADHVCDAMEEAFLIGRAADVPAILSHHKVTGKHNHGRTAQTLALFDRVRADQPLGMDVYPYAASSTILEPRRVAAGEKIIVTWSQTRPEIQGVDLRELAAREGKDPTRLAEELSPGGAIYFSMDEADVKRVIGHGSVMIGSDGLPHDQRPHPRLWGAFSRVLARYVREMRVLGLEEAVRRMTSLTAAQFGLKDRGVLRAGCYADVVVFDAATVADLASFAEPTLPSTGIHAVLVNGQLVEEGGAPTGARPGRLLRGDERAAPGFETPAWAACNASAT; encoded by the coding sequence ATGCCCGCGCATCTTGACCCGCAGGAATACGACATCATCATCACAGGCGGCCAGGTCGCCGACGGTTTGGGCGGACCCGCCCGCCGCGCCGACATCGCCATCCAGGGCGAGCGCATCGCGGCCATTGGCGACGGCGCGCAATGGCGCGCGCGGCGTCGCCTGGACGCCACCGGCAAGGTGGTGTCACCGGGCTTTATCGATTGCCATACCCACGATGACCGCGCGTTGCTGGGCACGCCGCTGATGCGACCCAAAGTCAGCCAGGGCATCACCACCGTCGTCACCGGCAACTGCGGCATCAGCCTGGCGCCGGTGCGCGCGCCGGGCGATGTGGTGCCGCCCCCGCTGAACCTGCTGGCCAAGCACACGGGCGAACTCTACGCCCGCATGCAGGACTACGCCGACGCGCTTACCGACACGCCCGCCGCCGTCAACAGCCTGGCGCTGGTGGGCCATTCCAGTTTGCGCGTATCCGCCATGGACCGGCTGGACCGCCCGGCCGACAAGGGCGAGATCGCCGCCATGCGGCGCGCGCTGGACGAGGCCATGGCGGCCGGTGCCGCGGGCCTGTCCACGGGCCTGTACTACCCCACCGCCATGCATGCCAGCACCGAGGAAGTGATCGGCGTGGCCGAGCCCTTGTCAGCCTGGCGCGGCCTGTACACCACCCACCTGCGCGACGAAGCCGACCACGTTTGCGATGCCATGGAAGAAGCTTTCCTGATTGGCCGCGCGGCCGACGTGCCGGCCATCCTGTCGCACCACAAGGTCACCGGCAAGCACAACCACGGCCGCACCGCGCAAACGCTGGCGCTGTTTGACCGCGTGCGCGCCGACCAGCCGCTGGGCATGGACGTCTACCCCTACGCGGCGTCCTCCACCATTCTGGAACCGCGCCGCGTGGCGGCCGGCGAAAAAATCATCGTCACATGGTCGCAGACACGCCCGGAAATCCAGGGCGTGGACCTGCGCGAACTGGCCGCGCGCGAAGGGAAAGACCCCACCCGCCTGGCCGAAGAACTGTCGCCGGGCGGCGCCATTTATTTTTCGATGGACGAAGCCGACGTCAAGCGGGTCATCGGGCATGGCAGCGTCATGATCGGGTCAGACGGCCTGCCGCATGACCAGCGCCCGCACCCTCGCTTGTGGGGCGCGTTTTCGCGCGTGCTGGCGCGCTACGTGCGTGAGATGCGTGTGCTGGGCCTGGAGGAAGCCGTGCGCCGCATGACGAGCCTGACCGCCGCGCAATTCGGCTTGAAGGATCGCGGCGTGCTGCGTGCCGGCTGCTATGCCGACGTGGTGGTGTTCGACGCCGCCACCGTCGCCGACCTGGCCAGCTTTGCCGAACCGACGCTGCCGTCCACCGGCATCCACGCGGTGCTGGTCAATGGCCAACTGGTTGAAGAAGGCGGCGCACCCACGGGCGCCCGCCCGGGCCGCCTGCTGCGCGGCGACGAGCGCGCCGCCCCCGGTTTCGAAACGCCGGCCTGGGCGGCCTGTAACGCAAGCGCTACGTGA
- a CDS encoding Bug family tripartite tricarboxylate transporter substrate binding protein — protein MGWSFQWRTTASAGRWAGKATSAAAAATLVFSAAASAQTWPTRPITLIVPFPAGGTTDLFARTIAQHMAPTLGQSIVVENKPGAAGNLGVAAATRAAPDGYTIVLGSIGTQTVNQYLYSNIGFNPATDLVPLGIIASTPNVMAVAATSPWRNLDDVMKAVKKDPGKYSYASPGIGSSVHLTGAYFESLAGLQMLHVPFKGSSAAIPAVIGGQVDILMDNLPSSMAAMKPGGRLRGIAVTSAQRSPAAPDLPTMAEAGLPGFEVTAWSGLYAPRGTPAPVVDKLIAAMKQALKAPELQQSLAQGGATPGNVFGADLAAFEEQERGKWSKLIQSRGIKAD, from the coding sequence ATGGGCTGGTCATTTCAATGGCGGACCACCGCCAGTGCCGGGCGCTGGGCAGGCAAGGCGACTTCTGCCGCGGCAGCCGCCACGCTGGTGTTTTCCGCGGCCGCATCCGCACAGACTTGGCCCACGCGGCCCATCACTCTGATCGTGCCGTTTCCGGCGGGCGGCACCACCGACCTCTTTGCGCGAACCATCGCGCAGCACATGGCGCCCACGCTGGGCCAGTCCATCGTGGTTGAAAACAAGCCGGGCGCGGCGGGCAACCTGGGCGTAGCCGCCGCAACGCGCGCCGCGCCGGATGGCTACACGATTGTGCTGGGGTCCATTGGCACGCAGACGGTCAACCAATATCTGTACAGCAACATCGGCTTCAACCCGGCCACCGACCTGGTGCCGCTGGGCATCATCGCGTCCACGCCCAACGTGATGGCGGTGGCCGCCACGTCGCCATGGCGCAATCTGGATGACGTGATGAAGGCGGTGAAGAAGGACCCGGGCAAGTATTCCTATGCCTCGCCCGGCATTGGCTCATCGGTGCATCTGACCGGCGCCTACTTCGAATCCTTGGCGGGCTTGCAGATGCTGCACGTGCCGTTCAAGGGATCGTCGGCGGCGATACCCGCCGTGATCGGTGGCCAGGTCGACATCCTGATGGACAACCTGCCCAGTTCCATGGCGGCCATGAAACCGGGCGGACGCCTGCGCGGTATTGCCGTCACGTCGGCCCAACGCAGCCCGGCCGCGCCCGACCTGCCGACGATGGCTGAAGCTGGCTTGCCCGGCTTTGAGGTCACCGCCTGGTCCGGCCTGTATGCGCCGCGCGGCACACCGGCGCCGGTGGTCGACAAGCTGATCGCCGCCATGAAGCAGGCCCTGAAAGCGCCCGAGCTACAGCAATCGCTGGCGCAAGGCGGCGCCACGCCAGGCAATGTCTTTGGCGCCGATCTGGCCGCGTTTGAAGAGCAGGAACGCGGCAAGTGGAGCAAGCTGATCCAAAGCCGAGGCATCAAGGCCGACTGA
- a CDS encoding efflux transporter outer membrane subunit, whose amino-acid sequence MIRPKPLVTTRLPRSAITLALCALLGACAVGPDYQRPELDVGASYKEAQGQQQVEGWKPAQPRDEADRGKWWLVYGDDTLDALVERLNTSNQTIAQAEANYRQALGLVRAARAGFYPTVGASAGASRAGVGNGSSSSTNGSNVSNQYSVTGSVSWEVDVWGRVRRSTESSEASAAASLADLGATRLSAQAALVQTYFQLRVLDEQKRLLDATVAAYERSLKLTQNRYEVGVAGQADVAVARTQVESTRAQSIDLDWQRGQYEHAIAVLMGQAPSQFGLPPAVFTLQLPQIPVGLPSELLERRPDIAAAERRAAAANAQIGVAQAAWFPSLILSADGGFRNGQFADLLTAPARFWSLGPALALTIFDGGARAAQVEQARAAYDSQAAAYRQAALVGLREVEDYLIQLRVMEQEQIVQRRALESARESLRLIQNQYQAGLVDYLSVAVVDATALNSERNALSLLGTRLLASVNLIVALGGGWEEASQEAPITQGGQGTQQPPVSQETQESQVSQQPAVPQGS is encoded by the coding sequence ATGATCCGACCCAAGCCGCTTGTCACCACCCGTCTTCCTCGCAGCGCCATCACGTTGGCGCTGTGCGCGCTGCTGGGCGCCTGCGCGGTAGGCCCCGATTACCAACGCCCCGAATTGGATGTGGGCGCGTCCTACAAGGAAGCCCAGGGCCAGCAGCAGGTGGAGGGCTGGAAGCCGGCCCAGCCGCGCGACGAAGCGGACCGTGGCAAGTGGTGGCTGGTGTATGGGGACGACACGCTGGACGCCTTGGTGGAACGCCTGAACACGTCGAACCAGACCATCGCGCAGGCCGAAGCCAATTACCGCCAGGCGCTGGGCCTGGTGCGCGCCGCGCGCGCCGGTTTCTATCCCACCGTGGGCGCCAGCGCGGGCGCATCGCGCGCGGGTGTTGGCAACGGGTCATCGTCATCGACCAACGGCAGCAACGTGTCCAACCAGTATTCCGTGACCGGCAGCGTCAGTTGGGAAGTGGACGTGTGGGGCCGCGTGCGGCGAAGCACCGAGTCGTCCGAGGCCAGCGCGGCCGCCAGCCTGGCGGACCTGGGCGCCACCCGCCTGAGCGCGCAAGCGGCGCTGGTGCAAACCTATTTCCAGTTGCGCGTGCTGGACGAACAGAAGCGCCTGCTGGACGCCACGGTGGCGGCCTATGAACGGTCGTTGAAGCTGACGCAGAACCGCTACGAGGTCGGCGTGGCGGGGCAGGCCGATGTGGCGGTGGCGCGCACGCAGGTGGAAAGCACGCGCGCGCAGTCTATCGATCTGGACTGGCAGCGCGGCCAGTACGAGCACGCCATTGCGGTGTTGATGGGCCAGGCGCCGTCGCAATTCGGCCTGCCGCCCGCCGTCTTCACCTTGCAGTTGCCGCAGATTCCGGTGGGCCTGCCGTCCGAGCTGCTCGAGCGCCGTCCGGACATCGCCGCGGCCGAGCGCCGCGCGGCAGCCGCCAATGCGCAGATTGGCGTGGCGCAAGCCGCGTGGTTCCCGTCGTTGATCCTGTCGGCCGACGGCGGTTTTCGCAACGGCCAGTTCGCGGACTTGCTGACCGCGCCCGCGCGCTTCTGGTCGCTGGGGCCGGCGCTGGCGCTGACGATCTTCGATGGCGGCGCGCGCGCCGCGCAGGTCGAACAGGCACGCGCCGCCTATGACTCGCAGGCCGCCGCCTACCGCCAGGCGGCGTTGGTGGGGCTGCGCGAAGTCGAGGACTATCTGATCCAGCTCCGGGTCATGGAACAAGAACAGATCGTGCAACGCCGCGCGCTGGAGTCCGCGCGCGAATCGCTGCGCCTGATCCAGAACCAATACCAGGCCGGGCTGGTGGATTACTTGAGCGTGGCGGTGGTGGACGCCACCGCGCTCAACAGCGAACGCAATGCGCTAAGCCTGTTGGGCACGCGTCTGTTGGCCAGCGTGAACCTGATCGTGGCCCTGGGCGGCGGCTGGGAGGAGGCTTCTCAGGAAGCCCCGATAACCCAGGGGGGCCAAGGAACACAGCAGCCCCCGGTGTCCCAGGAAACCCAGGAATCGCAGGTGTCCCAACAGCCCGCGGTGCCGCAAGGATCCTAG